TGGACGCCGTGCTGTCATTTCCCCCGCTCGTGCTCGCCCTCGCCCTCGGCGCGGTGCTGGGCGCGGGACTCACCGGCGTGGTCATCGCCCTCGGGGTCGTCTACACGCCGACCTTCGCGCGGCTCATGCGCGGCCAGGTTCTCAGCATCACCGCGCGCGAGTACGTCCATGCCGCGCGCGCGCTCGGGGCGACGGGCTGGCGCATCGCGGTGACCCACGTGCTGCCGAACGCGCTGGCCCCCATCGTGGTGCAGGCGTCACTGAGCGTGGCGTTCGCAATCCTCGCCGAGGCCTCGCTCTCCTTCCTGGGGCTCGGCATTCAGCCGCCGGCCGCGTCGTGGGGGAGCATGATCAATGCCGGGCGCGGCTATCTCCAGCAGGCGCCCTGGATCGCGTTCGGGCCGGGCGCGGCGCTGTTCCTCACGGTGGTGGGGCTGAACTTCGTCGGCGACGCCGTGCGCGACGCCCTCGACCCGCGCCTGCTCGATTGAAGGTCAGCGGCGGGCGCGGCTCAGGTCGCGCACCTTCGCGATGAAGGCGTCGGCCTCGAAGGGCTTGGCGAGGAAGTCCGCCTCCTCGCCCTCGATGGCCTCGCGCGCGCTGCCCTCGTCCACGATGCCCGACACGTAGAGCACGCGCACCCCGGGACGCAGCTTGGTGAACCGCTGGGCGAGCTGCCGCCCGTTCATGCCCGCCATCATCATGTCCGTGACCAGGAGGTCGATCTGGGCCGCCTGGGCACCTGCTTGATCCAGCGCCGCCTGGCCGCTCTCCGCCTCGATCACGCGGAAGCCGGCGGGGCGCAGGATGTTGGCCGCGACGAAGAGAAAGCTCGGATCGTCGTCCACCAGGAGCACGGTGCCCACTGCCGCGCCGGCCGGAGGATCGGGCTCGCGCTTGACCATGGGCGGCGCGGCGACCGCGGGCTCCGGCGCGGGGCGCTCGACCACGGGCGCGGGCGGCGGCGGTGCCGTCGGGCGTGGCGGCGCGGTGGGGGCGGGCGCCGGCTTCGGCGGTGCGGGTGGCGCGGCGGGGGCGGCAGCCGGCTTCGGCGGTGCGGGCGGTGGGGCGGGGGCGGCAGCCGGCCTCGGCGGTGCGGGTGGTGCGGCCGCCGGCGGCGTGGGGCGGGGCGCGGGCGGCGCCGCGGGCGCCAGAGATGGGGCGGCGGAAACGGGCGGCGGCGCGGCAGGGGCGGGCGCCGCGGCGGTCTGCGTGGCCTGGCGGCGCGCCAGTTCGAGCTCTCTGCGCGCACGCTCCAGCTCGGCGCGGCTCTCGCGCATCGCGCTCTCGTGCTGCTTCTGGCGCTCGGCGGCGGTGGTGGCGGCGGTGCGCGCACGCTCATCGGTCTCGCGCTGCTTCGCGCTGGCCTGCACGAGGTCGTCGCGGAGCCGCTCGACCTCCGCCTGCAGGCTGCTCATGCGAGTGTCGCGCACGTTCGCGGCGGCCCGGAGCCTGCCGGCCTCGGCGGCGGCCCCGCTGCGCGCCCAGAAGATCAGGCCGATGCCGATGGCGCCGACCGCCGCGACGGCCCCGAGCGCCATCATGTCCTGGCTTCCGTCGTAGACGAGGAAGCCGATCCCGAGAGTGGTGACGATGGCCATGACGAGTGCGGGCATGGGGCGCGCGGCCTCCCTGTCGATGCGCGTGATCGCAGCGAGCCACGTTAGCGCCCTCGCTGCGGAAGGTCAAGAATTGGCGGCGCCCGGTTGGGGTAGAATGCCCCCGGCGAATGATCACCTCGTGCCTGCTCATGTTCGTGCTCATCCCCGCTTCCATCGGACTCGCGACCACCCTCTGGCACTGGGTGCCGCCGCTCGATCTGCTGCTGCGCCGCCCCGTCCCCCCTCCCACGCTGCGGTTCGGCGTCGACACCTTCGCGTTCCGGAACGACAGCCGCATCCACCACCGGGGCAAGCCGGACCTCTACGCGAACTGGTGCTTCGTGATGGCGCGGGCGGTGGTGCAGTTCGAGCGCTTCGCGCGCTTCGAGCCGGCCCTGCCGCGCCTGGCCCCCGAGGCCTACACGGAGCGGGTGCGGCGCATCACCCGGCGCGCACCCTGGCTCGCGCCCCTGCCGGCGGACGCGCGCGTGGTGATCCCGGGCTTCGCGTGCCTGCACGACCTCACGCGCGAGCTGGAAGGCGCCGTCAAGGCCGGCCTCTCCCGACGCTTCTGGAGCATGGTCCGCGTCTCGAACTGGCGCATCGTCTATCCGCATCCCCGCGTGCACCAGGCGCGGGTCGCCGCGGAGATCGTGAGCGAGCTCCAGGCGGGGCGCCCCACCCAGCTCTTCATCTCGGACTTTCCCCGCGTGGGGCTCAACCACTCCGTCCTCGCCTACGCCTACGAGGATCTCGGTGACACCGTGGAGCTCACCGTCTACGACCCCAACGATCCCACCGCTCCCGGCGTGATTCGCTTCGACCTGGAGGACTGCCG
Above is a genomic segment from Candidatus Methylomirabilota bacterium containing:
- a CDS encoding ABC transporter permease, which codes for MAGSTPGSGLAEGATARVPAAAPVTSPRWRALRRAAGARLAPFGVAVLLAALVVAIFAPTISPHDPLKQDLGHTLAPPSRAHLLGTDNVGRDVLARMIWGTRVSLVAGFVSVAIAMTVGGVLGLVAGYAGGRADGLVMRCMDAVLSFPPLVLALALGAVLGAGLTGVVIALGVVYTPTFARLMRGQVLSITAREYVHAARALGATGWRIAVTHVLPNALAPIVVQASLSVAFAILAEASLSFLGLGIQPPAASWGSMINAGRGYLQQAPWIAFGPGAALFLTVVGLNFVGDAVRDALDPRLLD
- a CDS encoding response regulator, with the translated sequence MPALVMAIVTTLGIGFLVYDGSQDMMALGAVAAVGAIGIGLIFWARSGAAAEAGRLRAAANVRDTRMSSLQAEVERLRDDLVQASAKQRETDERARTAATTAAERQKQHESAMRESRAELERARRELELARRQATQTAAAPAPAAPPPVSAAPSLAPAAPPAPRPTPPAAAPPAPPRPAAAPAPPPAPPKPAAAPAAPPAPPKPAPAPTAPPRPTAPPPPAPVVERPAPEPAVAAPPMVKREPDPPAGAAVGTVLLVDDDPSFLFVAANILRPAGFRVIEAESGQAALDQAGAQAAQIDLLVTDMMMAGMNGRQLAQRFTKLRPGVRVLYVSGIVDEGSAREAIEGEEADFLAKPFEADAFIAKVRDLSRARR